A region of Roseobacter litoralis Och 149 DNA encodes the following proteins:
- the aroB gene encoding 3-dehydroquinate synthase: MIETVHVDLPGRAYDVRIGPGLVSEAGAHILPLLNRPKVAVVTDETVAALHLDALRAGLAREGIEMTALALPAGEATKSWEPLERTVGWLLDQKVERGDVVVAFGGGVIGDLAGFAAAILRRGVRFVQIPTSLLAQVDSSVGGKTGINAAQGKNLIGAFHQPSLVLADIDVLGSLTARDFLAGYGEVVKYGLLGDLAFFEWLEENGPTLAVGNQQARCEAVRRSVQMKADIVIRDETEQGDRALLNLGHTFGHALEAATGYSDRLLHGEGVAIGCAMAFELSSRMGLCSQESPSRVRAHLKAMGMKTDLRDIPGELPDAAGLLDLMGQDKKVMQGTLHFILARGLGEAFVTSDVAAGDVLTVLEDALRGR; encoded by the coding sequence ATGATTGAAACTGTTCATGTCGATCTGCCCGGGCGTGCGTATGACGTACGGATTGGGCCGGGGCTTGTGTCAGAGGCTGGCGCGCATATCTTGCCGCTGCTTAATCGACCAAAGGTCGCTGTTGTGACGGATGAAACCGTGGCTGCACTGCATCTGGACGCTTTGCGTGCAGGGCTGGCGCGCGAGGGCATTGAGATGACGGCACTGGCCTTGCCCGCAGGGGAAGCCACGAAATCATGGGAGCCACTTGAACGGACCGTGGGCTGGCTGCTTGATCAGAAGGTCGAGCGCGGCGATGTCGTGGTGGCTTTTGGCGGCGGTGTCATTGGTGATCTTGCCGGGTTCGCTGCTGCGATCCTGCGCAGGGGGGTGCGGTTCGTGCAGATCCCGACGTCACTTTTGGCGCAGGTCGACAGCTCTGTCGGGGGCAAGACCGGGATAAATGCGGCGCAGGGAAAGAACCTGATCGGTGCGTTTCATCAACCCAGTCTGGTGCTGGCAGATATCGACGTGCTTGGGTCCCTGACGGCGCGTGATTTTCTGGCGGGCTACGGCGAAGTCGTTAAATACGGCCTGCTGGGTGATCTGGCGTTTTTCGAGTGGCTCGAAGAAAACGGGCCAACGCTGGCGGTGGGGAATCAACAAGCACGATGTGAAGCCGTGCGGCGCTCGGTTCAGATGAAAGCAGATATCGTCATCCGCGATGAAACAGAGCAGGGGGACCGCGCGCTGCTCAATCTGGGTCACACCTTTGGGCACGCGCTGGAGGCGGCGACCGGGTACTCGGATCGCCTGTTGCACGGCGAGGGGGTGGCCATTGGTTGCGCTATGGCCTTTGAATTGTCGTCCCGCATGGGCCTTTGCTCGCAGGAAAGCCCAAGCCGCGTGCGCGCGCATCTCAAAGCGATGGGGATGAAAACCGACCTGCGCGACATTCCCGGCGAATTGCCGGATGCTGCCGGATTGCTTGATCTGATGGGGCAGGACAAAAAGGTCATGCAAGGGACGCTGCACTTTATCCTTGCGCGCGGGTTGGGCGAGGCTTTTGTGACGTCCGACGTCGCAGCCGGCGATGTGCTCACTGTGCTGGAGGATGCGTTGCGCGGGCGGTAG
- a CDS encoding site-specific tyrosine recombinase XerD: MAAHSTWISAFLEAQAAELGAARNTLLAYGRDLKDFDSFLTHRNLDFHAAAQADVEAYLIACDAEGLSKATRARRLSAVKQLYRFAFEEGWRSDNPALQITGPGRDRKLPKTLSEAEVDRLLEAARSSGRNTADRARNTCLMELLYATGMRVTELVSLPVSAARGDPRMLLIRGKGGKERMVPLSPPARDATSEWLRLRDEKEALKKADGHPPSRFLYASRGVSGHLTRNRFYLLIKELAVDAGVSPSKVTPHTLRHAFATHLLANGADLRSIQTLLGHADVATTEIYTHVLEARLSELVLTHHPLAQEDPRPPGDKPVLDAS, translated from the coding sequence ATGGCAGCGCATAGTACATGGATTTCCGCCTTTCTTGAGGCACAGGCAGCCGAATTGGGCGCCGCACGCAACACGCTGCTGGCCTATGGCCGTGACCTCAAGGACTTTGACAGTTTTCTGACACATCGAAATCTGGATTTTCACGCCGCAGCACAAGCTGATGTCGAAGCCTATCTGATTGCCTGCGATGCGGAGGGTCTGTCCAAGGCAACGCGCGCACGCAGGCTCTCAGCGGTCAAACAGCTTTATCGGTTTGCCTTTGAGGAAGGCTGGCGCAGCGATAACCCGGCCCTGCAGATCACGGGTCCGGGACGCGACCGCAAACTGCCGAAAACACTGTCCGAGGCAGAAGTGGACAGGCTTCTTGAGGCGGCCCGCAGCTCAGGGCGCAACACAGCGGACCGGGCGCGCAACACCTGCCTGATGGAACTGCTGTATGCGACCGGTATGCGCGTCACCGAGCTGGTCAGCCTGCCCGTGTCTGCAGCACGGGGCGATCCGCGCATGTTGTTGATCCGCGGCAAGGGCGGCAAGGAGCGGATGGTGCCCCTCTCGCCCCCTGCCCGCGATGCCACATCAGAATGGCTGCGGCTGCGCGATGAGAAAGAAGCCCTCAAGAAGGCCGACGGGCATCCGCCCTCACGCTTCCTATATGCATCGCGCGGGGTGTCCGGGCATCTGACGCGGAATCGTTTCTATCTGTTGATCAAGGAACTGGCCGTCGATGCAGGCGTCAGCCCGTCCAAGGTGACCCCCCACACGCTGCGCCATGCTTTCGCGACGCATCTGCTGGCGAACGGCGCGGATCTACGCTCGATCCAGACACTACTGGGTCATGCGGATGTGGCCACGACCGAAATTTACACCCATGTGCTTGAGGCAAGGCTTTCCGAATTGGTTCTGACGCACCACCCCCTGGCCCAGGAGGACCCGCGCCCGCCGGGTGACAAACCTGTTCTGGACGCATCGTAA
- a CDS encoding shikimate kinase, translated as MSEIEQTGAETGQTHRFVLKKTIVMIGMMGAGKTAVGRALAQLLDVPFLDSDHEIEEAANMSVPEIFARDGEAFFRARESEVINRLLSGQACVLSTGGGAFLAEANRAAISARGVSVWLDADIELLWNRVKHRDTRPLLRTPDPKATLSALYETRVPEYAKADMTVPCAPPVAIEQMARRVAEVLVSRPDVLEVVND; from the coding sequence ATGAGCGAAATTGAGCAAACCGGAGCCGAAACGGGTCAAACACACAGATTTGTGTTGAAAAAGACGATCGTGATGATCGGAATGATGGGGGCGGGCAAGACTGCTGTGGGCCGTGCGCTGGCGCAATTGCTGGATGTTCCCTTTCTTGATTCGGATCATGAGATCGAAGAGGCAGCCAATATGAGCGTGCCGGAAATTTTTGCCCGTGATGGCGAAGCCTTTTTTCGGGCGCGTGAAAGTGAAGTCATAAACCGCTTGCTAAGTGGGCAGGCGTGCGTGCTGTCAACGGGTGGGGGGGCGTTTCTGGCTGAGGCCAACCGCGCCGCTATTTCGGCGCGCGGTGTGTCGGTCTGGCTGGATGCGGATATTGAACTGCTGTGGAACCGGGTCAAACACAGGGACACGCGACCGCTTTTGCGCACGCCTGATCCAAAGGCAACGCTGAGCGCACTGTATGAAACGCGGGTTCCGGAATATGCCAAGGCCGATATGACCGTGCCTTGTGCCCCGCCCGTCGCGATCGAGCAAATGGCCCGGCGTGTGGCAGAGGTCTTGGTGTCGCGACCCGATGTGCTGGAGGTTGTAAATGATTGA